The Sinomicrobium kalidii genome contains a region encoding:
- a CDS encoding alkaline phosphatase PhoX encodes MKRRTFITQTALVSLGFMALSRCNLKSSKTSGSSPLIPLKTDPEGYLDLPEGFSYKIISRQGDQMTDGLRVPGRPDGMGAFEGTGQNVILIRNHENSPSPRLNSAFGAENEGIGKVEKGKLYDPGKLKKPGLGGTTTLIYNEGNQVVEKQFLSLAGTYRNCAGGITPWNSWLTCEEDVSNADDEFVERDHGFVFDVPASSDGLVNPKPILGMGRFNHEAVAVDPETGIIYQTEDRHDSLIYRFVPENRKDLHAGGKLQVLAVEGQKSLDTRNWEEKKVKLHQGMAIRWIDIDNVTPKEDDLRYRGFDLGAACFARGEGMWFSENEIYFACTSGGPKRFGQVFKIDLKTDTLELFAESEDKTVLHMCDNLTVTPWGDVMACEDNGETNRLHVIDQEGNIRLFGINRSSTSELTGAVFSPSGKTLFVNIQENGETLAITGPWEKFRV; translated from the coding sequence ATGAAAAGAAGAACATTTATAACACAAACCGCATTAGTCTCGTTGGGGTTTATGGCATTGTCCAGATGTAATTTAAAATCCTCAAAAACATCGGGTTCGTCACCTTTAATTCCCTTAAAGACTGATCCGGAAGGGTATTTAGACCTTCCTGAAGGATTTTCCTATAAGATTATTTCCAGACAAGGTGATCAAATGACAGATGGACTCCGGGTACCCGGGCGACCGGACGGGATGGGCGCATTTGAAGGTACCGGGCAGAATGTGATCCTGATCCGAAACCATGAAAATAGTCCGTCTCCCCGATTGAATAGTGCATTTGGAGCGGAAAATGAAGGGATTGGAAAGGTGGAAAAAGGTAAACTGTATGACCCTGGGAAATTAAAGAAACCGGGACTTGGGGGAACAACTACCCTTATCTATAATGAAGGAAACCAGGTGGTGGAAAAACAATTCCTCAGTTTGGCGGGTACCTATCGTAATTGCGCAGGAGGGATTACCCCTTGGAATTCCTGGCTGACCTGCGAAGAGGATGTAAGTAACGCCGACGATGAATTTGTTGAGCGGGATCATGGCTTTGTTTTTGACGTTCCGGCAAGTTCAGATGGCCTGGTTAATCCGAAACCGATTCTGGGAATGGGAAGGTTCAATCACGAAGCAGTGGCTGTTGACCCTGAAACAGGAATCATATACCAGACTGAGGATAGACACGATAGTCTTATTTATCGGTTTGTTCCGGAAAATAGAAAGGATTTACACGCCGGAGGAAAACTTCAGGTCCTAGCTGTTGAGGGACAAAAAAGCCTGGATACACGAAACTGGGAGGAAAAAAAGGTGAAACTTCATCAGGGCATGGCTATCCGATGGATAGATATAGATAACGTCACTCCCAAAGAGGATGATCTTCGCTATCGCGGATTTGATCTCGGTGCGGCTTGTTTTGCAAGGGGAGAAGGTATGTGGTTTAGTGAAAATGAAATTTACTTTGCCTGTACCAGCGGAGGACCCAAAAGATTTGGCCAGGTATTTAAAATAGACTTAAAAACAGATACCTTGGAACTGTTTGCAGAATCCGAGGATAAAACAGTCCTGCATATGTGTGATAATCTTACTGTAACTCCCTGGGGAGATGTTATGGCCTGTGAGGACAATGGCGAAACCAATCGCCTTCATGTTATTGACCAGGAGGGGAATATCCGCCTGTTCGGTATCAACAGAAGCAGTACTTCCGAACTTACAGGAGCCGTGTTTTCTCCATCGGGAAAAACCCTGTTTGTGAATATTCAGGAAAATGGAGAAACCTTGGCCATTACGGGGCCATGGGAGAAATTCCGTGTTTAA
- a CDS encoding YegP family protein, which yields MGVFVISKQTNGDYKFVFTSRKGKAIFTSISFKRKSDCEQVIERVIDDIEMFTFTKKHTASGKYFFRLSKGGLVLATSRKYSTELSLGRGVDGIMKYVLGAEVLDFSENESVFPESETASAEKE from the coding sequence ATGGGAGTGTTTGTCATCAGCAAACAAACTAACGGAGATTATAAATTTGTTTTTACATCCAGAAAGGGGAAAGCCATTTTTACGAGCATCAGCTTTAAGCGAAAATCAGATTGTGAACAGGTGATAGAAAGGGTTATAGACGATATTGAAATGTTTACATTCACAAAGAAGCACACAGCTTCGGGCAAGTATTTTTTCAGGTTGTCAAAAGGCGGATTGGTATTGGCCACAAGTCGTAAATATTCAACGGAACTTAGCCTTGGCAGGGGGGTCGACGGAATCATGAAATATGTTCTGGGGGCAGAAGTTCTTGATTTTTCAGAAAACGAATCTGTGTTTCCCGAGTCAGAGACTGCCTCAGCAGAAAAGGAATAA
- a CDS encoding Crp/Fnr family transcriptional regulator, translated as MFSLLSKHIDRYVIISDAEKQHFFDALVLKTLKRNQFLLEEGEVCRHENFVTSGGLRFYETDETGNDNIIYFGFEDWWLTDKYSFLTGKPSRYNIQALENTEILSVDREKLEKLFLQIPSLERYFHIVLQETFAFWQNRILLMQKTAEEKYREFHHTYGHMEQRLSQQHIASYLGITRETLNRIRTSFYRKKT; from the coding sequence ATGTTCTCCCTCCTGTCAAAACACATCGACCGTTATGTAATTATATCTGATGCCGAAAAACAGCATTTTTTTGATGCGCTTGTTTTAAAAACCCTGAAAAGAAATCAGTTTCTCCTGGAGGAAGGCGAAGTCTGTCGTCATGAAAACTTTGTCACTTCCGGAGGGTTGCGGTTCTACGAAACGGATGAAACGGGAAATGACAACATCATTTACTTTGGATTTGAAGACTGGTGGCTCACTGATAAATACAGTTTCCTCACCGGCAAACCGTCCCGGTATAACATTCAGGCCCTGGAAAATACCGAAATCTTGTCCGTAGACAGGGAAAAACTGGAAAAATTATTTCTGCAAATCCCTTCCCTGGAACGGTATTTCCATATCGTACTGCAGGAAACCTTTGCTTTCTGGCAAAACCGTATCCTGTTGATGCAGAAAACCGCAGAAGAAAAATACAGGGAGTTTCACCATACCTACGGGCATATGGAACAACGTCTTTCGCAGCAACACATAGCTTCCTATCTGGGCATAACCCGCGAAACACTGAACCGTATACGCACCAGCTTCTACCGTAAAAAAACCTGA
- a CDS encoding DoxX family protein, with product MYTEIIHQVFYSEKYWTPLILRITLGGVLFPHATQKLFGWFNGPGLSGEMEFMKGTLGLPAFVAIAAITVECLGTFMILTGFGTRIAAVGIFGLFTGMISIVHFKNGYFMNWFGKLPAGREGFEFHLLVLGICIVLVLLGGGKWAVDNILAN from the coding sequence ATGTACACAGAGATCATTCATCAGGTTTTTTATTCCGAAAAGTACTGGACACCCCTGATACTGAGGATTACGCTGGGAGGTGTCCTGTTTCCTCATGCGACACAAAAACTGTTTGGCTGGTTCAACGGTCCGGGACTGTCCGGCGAAATGGAATTTATGAAAGGGACCCTCGGTTTACCCGCATTTGTGGCCATTGCAGCAATAACCGTGGAATGCCTGGGAACTTTTATGATTTTAACCGGATTCGGGACACGTATTGCCGCCGTAGGGATCTTCGGCCTGTTTACCGGAATGATAAGTATCGTCCACTTTAAGAACGGGTACTTCATGAACTGGTTCGGCAAACTTCCCGCAGGCCGTGAAGGCTTTGAATTTCACCTCCTGGTATTGGGTATATGTATTGTTTTAGTATTGCTGGGCGGGGGCAAATGGGCTGTAGACAATATCCTGGCTAATTAA
- a CDS encoding TonB-dependent receptor, translating into MKYCLFFGVFIVGFLSGNAQSVTLSGVVRDSTGTPLEMVNVVAVNPDTRNIDAFGVTDSRGAYKLRLGSKKTYAVKVSYLGLKTEEFTITPQDDISRDITLEGQTDQLDEVEVVYEMPVTVKGDTIIYSADVFNKGTEKKLEDVLKNLPGVVINADGEIEVEGKKVSKVKVEGRDFFEGDSELASENIPANAVDKVEVLRNFNEVSQMRGFTNDDDNIALNIRLREGKKNFWFGEVTAGGGPDGRYLAHPKLFYYSPKYSLNFITDFNNIGELPFTMQDYFNFTGGFRTFNRRGGTNFNISSNDLGLSLLQNNKAREIDTRFGAFNFSYSPTDTWDLGGFVIYSYSKTEMQTDASRTFIESGETEFTTANTHQKSRLGLAKLNFVHKPGANLQLDYDILLKMSGQEETVDRVSVSDVTDSIVENKDQAPISLTQSANLYYTLNTRNIFAVEARHLYQNEDPFYNAVRDMQPFQDVLPLDDGLERYNINQDRLVKTSRTDAMIDYYYIIGKKSHINFTLGTSYSHQHFNSAIFQVLNDNSRLKLEEEQFRNDVTYDFTDVFLGFHYKLISGIFTFNPGFTVHNYNSRNKQLGISVTDHQFSVLPDVYVNLQFKKSENLRFNYGITREFTDINTLAAGYVFNDYNAIYSGNRELESALYHNISLDYFNFNMFNFTNIFARLSYNKRIDALKSSGSIEGINQVNTTINSNFEDDVITASGRYERRFNKYKASVRTDLSYSRFNNIVNEARQISTSFTQDYQLSFATGFRNMPNVEVGYEFNINDYNNGGNTTTYYTDKPFVRVDAAFLKGFMFTADYIYNHYRDKEETVENEYAFLNADLSYQKTDSKWEYGIAVTNVLNTSTLNQDGFNELYFNSSRYLVQPRFVMFKVKYNL; encoded by the coding sequence ATGAAATATTGTTTGTTTTTTGGGGTATTTATTGTCGGTTTTCTTTCCGGTAATGCACAATCTGTTACCCTTAGCGGTGTGGTAAGGGACAGCACCGGAACTCCCCTGGAAATGGTCAATGTGGTTGCCGTCAACCCGGATACCCGGAATATCGATGCTTTCGGGGTTACCGATAGCCGGGGAGCCTATAAACTCCGGTTGGGAAGCAAAAAGACTTATGCTGTTAAAGTCAGTTACCTGGGATTAAAAACAGAGGAGTTCACCATTACCCCGCAAGATGATATTTCGAGGGATATTACCCTGGAAGGTCAAACCGATCAACTGGATGAAGTGGAGGTGGTTTATGAAATGCCCGTTACCGTTAAAGGAGATACCATTATATATTCTGCCGATGTGTTCAATAAGGGAACGGAGAAAAAACTGGAAGATGTGTTAAAAAACCTTCCCGGGGTAGTGATCAATGCGGACGGGGAAATAGAGGTGGAAGGAAAGAAAGTGTCCAAGGTAAAAGTGGAAGGCAGGGATTTTTTTGAAGGCGATTCCGAACTGGCTTCAGAGAACATTCCCGCCAATGCGGTGGATAAGGTGGAAGTGCTCCGTAATTTCAACGAGGTTTCCCAGATGAGGGGATTTACCAATGATGATGACAACATCGCCCTGAACATCAGGCTCAGGGAAGGAAAGAAAAATTTCTGGTTTGGCGAGGTCACCGCCGGGGGAGGGCCTGACGGACGCTATCTGGCCCATCCGAAGTTGTTTTATTACAGCCCGAAATACAGTCTGAATTTCATCACGGATTTTAACAATATCGGGGAATTGCCGTTCACCATGCAGGATTATTTCAATTTTACCGGCGGGTTCAGGACTTTTAACCGCAGGGGCGGGACTAATTTCAATATTTCATCCAACGATCTGGGGTTGTCCCTCTTGCAGAATAACAAAGCCAGGGAAATCGATACCAGGTTCGGGGCGTTCAATTTCAGTTATTCCCCGACCGATACATGGGACCTGGGCGGTTTTGTTATTTATTCCTATTCTAAAACCGAAATGCAGACCGATGCTTCCCGTACATTTATCGAGTCCGGGGAAACGGAATTCACTACTGCCAATACCCATCAGAAAAGCAGGTTGGGGCTGGCCAAACTGAACTTTGTACACAAACCCGGTGCAAATTTACAACTGGATTACGATATTTTGCTGAAAATGTCCGGACAGGAGGAAACGGTAGACAGGGTTTCGGTATCGGATGTAACGGATAGTATTGTTGAGAACAAAGATCAGGCGCCGATCTCCCTTACGCAAAGTGCCAATTTATACTATACCCTGAACACGAGGAATATTTTTGCGGTTGAAGCCAGGCATTTGTATCAGAATGAAGACCCGTTCTATAATGCGGTACGGGATATGCAACCGTTTCAGGATGTACTGCCCCTTGACGATGGCCTGGAACGGTATAACATCAACCAGGATCGGCTGGTAAAAACCAGCAGGACGGATGCCATGATCGATTATTATTACATCATCGGGAAAAAAAGTCATATCAACTTTACCCTGGGAACATCCTATAGCCATCAGCATTTTAACTCTGCAATTTTCCAGGTACTGAATGACAATTCCAGACTCAAACTGGAAGAAGAACAGTTTCGCAATGATGTCACTTATGATTTTACGGATGTATTCCTGGGGTTTCATTACAAGCTGATATCGGGTATATTTACATTCAACCCCGGATTTACCGTGCATAATTACAACAGCAGGAATAAGCAACTGGGGATATCCGTTACCGATCATCAATTCTCGGTACTGCCGGATGTATATGTCAACCTTCAGTTCAAAAAATCGGAGAACCTGCGCTTTAATTACGGGATAACACGGGAGTTCACAGACATCAATACGCTGGCGGCAGGTTATGTTTTTAACGATTACAATGCAATTTACAGTGGCAACAGGGAACTGGAAAGTGCCCTGTATCACAATATTTCGCTGGATTATTTTAATTTCAATATGTTCAATTTCACCAACATTTTTGCAAGGCTGTCTTATAACAAGCGGATAGACGCCCTGAAAAGCAGCGGCAGTATTGAGGGGATTAACCAGGTAAATACCACGATAAACTCCAATTTTGAAGATGATGTCATTACAGCATCGGGAAGGTATGAACGCAGGTTTAACAAGTACAAAGCTTCGGTACGAACCGATCTGTCCTACTCCCGGTTCAACAATATAGTCAATGAAGCCCGGCAGATATCAACCTCCTTTACACAGGATTATCAGTTGAGCTTTGCCACCGGTTTCAGGAATATGCCGAATGTGGAAGTGGGGTATGAGTTCAATATAAACGATTATAACAATGGCGGGAATACCACTACTTATTATACGGATAAACCTTTTGTACGTGTAGATGCGGCTTTTCTGAAAGGTTTTATGTTCACGGCAGACTATATCTATAATCACTACAGGGACAAGGAAGAGACCGTGGAAAACGAATATGCATTCCTCAATGCCGACCTTTCCTATCAGAAAACGGACAGTAAGTGGGAGTACGGTATAGCGGTAACCAATGTGTTGAATACCAGTACGCTGAACCAGGACGGTTTTAATGAGTTGTATTTTAACAGTTCCCGTTACCTGGTTCAGCCTCGGTTTGTAATGTTCAAAGTGAAATATAACCTGTAA
- a CDS encoding GLPGLI family protein — protein MKKIIVLSGICFMGMLSPVIAQDFYGKATYESKTDLNVDVEGRNIPEADKKRIMERMQQDLEKTFVLDFNRIASLYREEEQLEQPVGGRGFRMAVFGSSGSDGIYYRDVKRRLYYNQVEMLGKIFLIRDSLVLPDWKPGEETRKIGGYTCYKATMVKEVKRAEFNRMGRRPPGNERKETGDPANNEPFEEKTEEITVTAWYTPDIPVNQGPGVYWGLPGLILEVNADRTTIRCTKIVMDPEGEDQIEVPKRGKEMSQSEFDVIIKEKMEEIEKMHRDGPGRREGSRVIRMRG, from the coding sequence ATGAAAAAAATAATCGTATTGTCAGGAATATGCTTTATGGGAATGTTAAGTCCTGTAATTGCCCAGGATTTTTATGGAAAAGCGACTTATGAAAGCAAAACCGATCTCAATGTGGATGTTGAAGGGAGAAATATCCCTGAAGCAGATAAAAAACGGATTATGGAAAGGATGCAGCAAGACCTTGAAAAAACTTTTGTCCTGGATTTTAACCGTATCGCATCCCTGTACAGAGAAGAAGAACAGCTGGAACAACCGGTTGGCGGAAGAGGTTTCAGGATGGCTGTTTTTGGTAGTTCGGGGAGTGATGGTATCTATTACAGGGATGTTAAAAGGAGATTGTATTATAACCAAGTGGAAATGCTCGGAAAAATATTCCTGATCAGGGATTCGCTTGTCCTTCCGGACTGGAAACCGGGCGAAGAAACCAGGAAAATAGGGGGGTATACCTGCTATAAGGCAACAATGGTGAAAGAGGTAAAACGGGCTGAATTTAACAGGATGGGGCGAAGGCCACCGGGAAATGAACGGAAAGAAACAGGAGATCCCGCAAATAACGAACCCTTTGAAGAAAAGACCGAAGAAATCACTGTTACGGCCTGGTATACCCCGGACATACCTGTTAACCAGGGGCCGGGAGTGTATTGGGGGCTTCCCGGACTTATCCTGGAAGTCAATGCAGACCGCACCACCATTCGCTGTACTAAAATAGTGATGGATCCGGAGGGAGAAGATCAGATCGAGGTGCCAAAACGGGGAAAGGAGATGAGTCAGTCTGAATTTGACGTCATTATAAAGGAAAAAATGGAAGAAATAGAAAAAATGCACCGTGACGGCCCGGGGAGAAGGGAAGGCAGCCGGGTAATCAGGATGAGGGGGTAA
- a CDS encoding deoxynucleoside kinase: MHIAVAGNIGAGKTTLTRLLAKHFRWEAQFEDVVDNPYLDDFYTQMERWSFNLQIYFLNSRFRQILQIRESGKTIIQDRTIYEDAYIFAPNLYAMGLMTNRDFENYSSLFELMENLVQPPDLLIYLRSSIPNLVSQIHKRGREYENSISIDYLSRLNERYEAWAAQYNKGKFLIIDVDKLNFVDSPEDLGDVIQKIDAELNGLFE; encoded by the coding sequence ATGCACATTGCCGTAGCCGGGAACATTGGTGCCGGAAAGACCACTTTGACCAGATTGTTAGCCAAACATTTCAGATGGGAAGCCCAGTTCGAGGATGTGGTGGACAATCCTTATCTCGATGACTTTTATACCCAGATGGAACGATGGAGTTTTAACCTCCAAATCTATTTCCTCAACAGCCGGTTCCGGCAGATCTTACAGATAAGGGAAAGCGGCAAGACCATTATCCAGGACAGGACCATATATGAGGATGCCTATATCTTTGCACCCAATTTGTATGCAATGGGACTCATGACCAACAGGGATTTCGAAAATTACAGTTCGTTATTCGAACTCATGGAAAACCTGGTACAGCCTCCCGACCTGCTTATTTATCTGAGGAGCTCCATCCCCAACCTGGTAAGTCAGATCCACAAAAGGGGGCGGGAATACGAAAATTCCATATCCATAGATTACCTGAGCCGCCTCAATGAACGCTACGAAGCATGGGCCGCCCAGTATAACAAAGGAAAATTTTTGATTATTGATGTAGATAAACTTAATTTTGTAGACAGTCCGGAAGATCTCGGTGACGTAATACAAAAAATAGACGCTGAACTTAACGGATTGTTTGAATAG
- a CDS encoding sterol desaturase family protein, whose product MEATKHKRPKHKGSPKLFKNPVLEKLTHTHISMPLIIFTVIAAVLIYYGIVEKGFLVPEMILLFIAGLVFFTFVEYMMHRYFYHMPATTEKRKKIAYTMHGVHHDYPKDKSRLAMPPVLSLIIATVFFVLYRAVMGDYAFGFLAGFLMGYNAYLGVHYSVHAFKVPGNFLKILWYHHSIHHYREPDRAFGVSSPLWDHIFGTMPRNPGENPEVKKL is encoded by the coding sequence ATGGAAGCGACAAAACACAAACGTCCGAAACACAAAGGTTCTCCCAAGCTTTTTAAAAACCCCGTACTGGAAAAGCTGACACATACCCATATTTCAATGCCGTTAATCATATTTACGGTTATCGCAGCAGTTCTCATTTATTACGGTATTGTGGAAAAAGGGTTTCTGGTACCGGAAATGATATTGCTCTTTATAGCCGGTCTCGTGTTTTTTACTTTTGTGGAATACATGATGCACCGTTATTTCTATCACATGCCCGCCACCACCGAAAAGCGGAAAAAAATAGCCTACACCATGCACGGGGTGCACCACGATTATCCGAAAGACAAATCCAGACTGGCCATGCCTCCCGTATTAAGCCTCATTATTGCCACTGTATTTTTTGTACTATACAGGGCGGTGATGGGCGATTATGCTTTTGGTTTTCTGGCAGGTTTTCTCATGGGATATAATGCCTACCTGGGTGTGCACTATTCGGTGCATGCCTTTAAAGTTCCCGGCAATTTTCTGAAAATACTGTGGTATCACCACTCCATACACCATTACCGGGAACCGGACAGGGCTTTCGGCGTGTCATCGCCCCTGTGGGACCATATTTTCGGCACCATGCCCAGAAACCCCGGTGAGAATCCGGAAGTGAAAAAATTATAG